One stretch of Pieris brassicae chromosome 8, ilPieBrab1.1, whole genome shotgun sequence DNA includes these proteins:
- the LOC123713469 gene encoding uncharacterized protein LOC123713469: protein MRKTEAATMSTSSAQTSTMDMSALKSAIQESTPRMVLSSSKRRRLRKAKRATEQQQLITGSQRIPENPGTAPAVTTTAGRGKRAPKPTGSSAALKPIGSRCGKGPRGGYQTKNPNQTKQQTKGQKHDRPEETVTPTGESKRVKPNKLRLESGTSASYAEAAASYKANELCVAVMTEPFIDMTQEQADNIRLQIEGKIQDELMADLEATLATEPNDIRFRGRAHFSDGVLKTWCEDTYTLGWLTGACDVINNPIPDTKLVVRPQSDIPKKVPCLLHVPEFTGSTETLRKLITRQNRHLNIRSWTLTHERRTQDPTGVSLFLRVPEYEISKIKAHERRIYYLMGNIYIRILEKDEPSVVAAATVTTASTSGTGSSGPKPPSSTTEIAAVAEETGGSEFSDSCLRSSP from the exons ATGCGGAAGACCGAGGCTGCGACGATGAGCACGTCCAGTGCACAAACCTCGACCATGGACATGTCGGCCCTGAAATCAGCGATTCAGGAATCGACTCCCAGGATGGTCCTAAGCTCCTCAAAAAGGCGACGGCTCAGGAAGGCCAAAAGAGCGACGGAACAGCAACAGCTGATTACCGGCTCTCAGAGGATACCTGAGAACCCTGGAACTGCCCCCGCGGTTACCACAACTGCAGGACGCGGGAAAAGGGCACCGAAGCCGACTGGGTCCTCTGCCGCGCTCAAGCCTATTGGCTCTAGGTGCGGTAAAGGACCTAGAGGGGGGTACCAAACCAAAAACCCAAACCAAaccaaacaacaaacaaagggCCAGAAACACGATCGGCCAGAGGAAACCGTGACACCGACTGGGGAGAGTAAAAGGGTTAAACCTAACAAACTCCGGCTGGAGTCAGGGACCTCGGCCAGTTACGCGGAAGCGGCAGCATCCTACAAAGCCAACGAGCTTTGTGTTGCCGTGATGACTGAGCCCTTTATAGACATGACACAAGAACAGGCAGATAACATCCGCCTACAAATCGAGGGTAAAATCCAAGATGAGCTCATGGCGGATCTTGAAGCTACCCTAGCAACTGAACCCAACGACATCAGATTCCGGGGAAGAGCCCACTTCTCAGATGGTGTCCTCAAAACTTGGTGCGAGGATACCTACACGCTGGGATGGCTTACCGGAGCATGCGATGTCATCAACAATCCGATACCGGACACCAAACTGGTGGTACGGCCTCAGTCAGACATTCCGAAGAAGGTGCCGTGCTTACTGCATGTTCCAGAGTTCACTGGTAGCACGGAAACTTTACGGAAACTGATCACCAGGCAAAACCGCCACCTAAACATCAGATCTTGGACCCTGACTCACGAACGTAGAACACAGGACCCGACAGGCGTATCTTTGTTCCTTCGTGTTCCGGAATATGAGATCTCAAAGATCAAGGCACACGAACGTCGCATCTACTATCTGATGGGGAACATCTATATCCGAATTCTGGAAAAGGATGAACCCTCAGTGGTAGCTGCCGCCACAGTAACTACTGCCAGTACATCGGGGACGGGATCCTCGGGGCCAAAGCCGCCCTCGTCAACGACGGAGATAGCCGCGGTTGCCGAG GAGACAGGGGGGAGTGAATTCAGCGACAGCTGTTTGCGCTCCTCCCCCTAA